The Selenihalanaerobacter shriftii genome contains a region encoding:
- a CDS encoding helix-turn-helix domain-containing protein encodes MRQSNYIIEREKGKHLKLGARKIIAHLYNKQNKNYSEIAREMNCHRTTISREIKKGLTTFKNADWSD; translated from the coding sequence ATGCGTCAAAGTAATTATATCATAGAAAGAGAAAAAGGGAAACATTTAAAACTAGGAGCTCGTAAGATTATTGCTCATTTATATAATAAGCAAAATAAAAATTATAGTGAAATAGCCCGAGAAATGAACTGTCATAGGACAACAATAAGCCGAGAAATAAAAAAGGGTTTAACTACTTTTAAAAACGCAGATTGGTCTGATA
- the hemL gene encoding glutamate-1-semialdehyde 2,1-aminomutase — MSLDRKKSNELFQEAKEVIPGGVNSPVRAFSSVGAEPLFIEEAEGSKMYDADGNEYIDYVGSWGPMIVGHSHPKVTEAIQGAVAKGSSFGTPTTLETEMAKLVVEAVPSIEKVRMVNSGTEATMSALRLARGYTGKDKIIKLTGCYHGHGDSLLINAGSGVTTLGIPGSPGVPEKIAKETIAAPYNDLDAVKDIFDKYGDDIAAIILEPVTGNMGVIRPKKGYLEGLRKVTNEYESLLIFDEVMTGFRVAYGGVQEKYGVTPDLTCLGKIIGGGLPVGAYGGKEEIMNHIAPDGPVYQAGTLSGNPLAMTAGIETLKLLGEPGVYEQLEEKSAKLNEGIKDNLEKLGLNCYQSREGAMFSLFFNENPVVDYATAQECDTDSFAIYFRKMLEQGIYLGCSQFEAAFMSLAHTDKDIQKTIEANYNALKAVKENL; from the coding sequence ATGAGTTTAGACAGAAAGAAATCAAATGAATTATTTCAGGAAGCAAAAGAAGTAATTCCTGGTGGAGTTAATAGCCCAGTACGTGCTTTTAGTTCGGTAGGGGCTGAACCGCTTTTCATTGAAGAAGCTGAAGGTTCTAAAATGTATGATGCCGATGGGAATGAGTATATTGATTATGTAGGTTCTTGGGGACCGATGATTGTAGGTCACTCTCATCCTAAAGTAACAGAAGCTATACAAGGAGCGGTGGCTAAAGGTTCTAGTTTTGGGACACCAACTACATTAGAGACTGAAATGGCTAAATTAGTAGTAGAAGCTGTGCCGTCAATTGAAAAAGTAAGAATGGTCAATTCCGGTACTGAAGCTACTATGAGTGCTTTAAGGTTAGCAAGAGGATATACTGGTAAAGATAAAATTATAAAATTGACTGGTTGCTATCATGGGCATGGAGATAGCTTATTAATTAATGCAGGTTCTGGAGTGACAACTCTAGGGATTCCAGGTAGTCCTGGTGTTCCGGAGAAGATTGCTAAGGAGACTATAGCTGCACCTTATAATGATTTAGATGCAGTTAAAGATATTTTTGACAAATATGGTGACGATATTGCAGCAATTATTTTGGAACCAGTAACCGGTAATATGGGAGTTATTAGACCTAAAAAAGGATATTTAGAAGGTTTAAGAAAGGTTACCAATGAATATGAGTCGCTATTAATCTTTGATGAAGTAATGACCGGTTTTAGAGTGGCTTACGGCGGTGTACAAGAGAAGTATGGAGTAACACCTGACTTAACCTGTCTAGGTAAAATAATTGGCGGAGGATTGCCAGTAGGTGCTTATGGAGGAAAAGAAGAAATCATGAATCATATTGCGCCAGATGGTCCAGTCTATCAAGCTGGAACTTTATCTGGGAATCCATTAGCTATGACAGCAGGGATCGAAACTTTAAAACTTTTAGGAGAACCAGGAGTTTATGAACAGTTAGAAGAAAAGTCAGCTAAGTTGAATGAAGGAATTAAAGATAATTTAGAGAAGTTAGGACTTAATTGTTATCAATCCAGAGAAGGAGCTATGTTTAGTCTCTTCTTTAATGAAAATCCAGTAGTAGATTATGCTACTGCCCAAGAATGTGATACTGATTCATTTGCTATTTATTTTAGAAAAATGTTAGAGCAAGGTATTTACTTGGGATGTTCACAATTTGAAGCAGCATTCATGTCCTTAGCTCATACTGATAAGGATATTCAAAAGACTATTGAAGCTAATTATAATGCTTTAAAGGCAGTAAAAGAAAATTTATAA
- the ahbB gene encoding siroheme decarboxylase subunit beta, translating into MPVEIDEIDKIDKAIIREVQEDLSLEARPYRKIAEKIGITEDELLTRLNRLDEEGKLRRMGVILHHRESGYSFNGMGAWIIPEEKREEIGKLMATYDEISHVYERPTYPDWPYSLFSMIHGRSKEDVERVAKDISKKTGIEEYTILYSTEQLKKVSMKYFREEE; encoded by the coding sequence ATGCCTGTTGAAATTGATGAAATAGATAAAATAGATAAAGCAATTATTAGAGAAGTTCAAGAAGATTTATCATTAGAAGCAAGACCATATAGAAAAATTGCAGAGAAGATAGGAATAACAGAGGATGAACTCTTAACTAGATTAAATAGATTAGATGAAGAAGGTAAATTGCGTCGCATGGGGGTCATTCTTCACCATCGTGAATCAGGTTATTCCTTTAATGGTATGGGTGCTTGGATAATACCAGAAGAAAAGCGAGAAGAAATAGGTAAATTAATGGCGACTTATGATGAAATTAGCCATGTTTATGAGAGGCCAACTTATCCTGATTGGCCTTATAGTTTATTTAGTATGATTCATGGTCGAAGTAAAGAAGATGTAGAAAGAGTAGCAAAAGATATTTCTAAAAAGACAGGAATTGAAGAATATACTATTTTATATAGCACTGAGCAATTAAAGAAAGTGAGTATGAAATACTTTCGTGAGGAAGAATAA
- the ahbA gene encoding siroheme decarboxylase subunit alpha encodes MKKELDQIDKELLNITQRNFPLIANPYEEIGSRLDISGEEVIERLKNLKETGYIRRLGGIFSSKKLGYVSTLVAAKVEEDKYYDVAEMINEYHGVTHNYRRNHKFNLWFTLIAPSEEELEKQFNEISDLTGIKTLRNLPATRFFKLGVNLNMKEDQSEKEVS; translated from the coding sequence ATGAAAAAAGAACTAGACCAAATAGATAAAGAATTACTAAATATTACTCAACGCAACTTTCCATTAATAGCTAATCCTTACGAAGAGATTGGTAGCAGATTAGATATCAGTGGTGAAGAAGTAATTGAAAGATTAAAGAATTTAAAAGAGACAGGATACATTAGAAGATTAGGTGGAATCTTCAGTTCAAAAAAATTAGGATATGTCAGTACTTTAGTAGCTGCTAAAGTAGAAGAAGATAAATATTATGATGTAGCTGAGATGATTAATGAGTATCACGGTGTAACTCACAATTATCGTAGAAACCATAAATTTAATCTCTGGTTTACTTTAATTGCTCCTTCTGAGGAAGAATTAGAAAAGCAATTTAATGAAATTTCAGATTTAACAGGGATTAAAACCTTAAGAAATTTGCCTGCAACTCGATTCTTTAAATTAGGTGTTAATCTTAATATGAAAGAGGATCAATCAGAAAAGGAGGTTTCATAA
- the nirJ2 gene encoding putative heme d1 biosynthesis radical SAM protein NirJ2, with protein sequence MIISWNTTKECNLYCKHCYRESGPEAKQNDELTTEEGKKMLDEIAKAGFKIMIFSGGEPLLRDDIYELVEHAASLGMRPVFGSNGMYITKEVAKKLKNAGTAGMGISLDSVDPKIHDEFRQFEGAWEKAVEGIKNCIEVGISVQINTTITDVNYDEFEEITDFVIDLGVKAHHPFFLVPTGRGKEIERDSVRAKRYHNMIDRILEKQQEVDIELKPTCAPQFMPAAKEKDMDMRFTRGCLAGTDYCCILPNGEVHICPYLPVEVGNVKDTPFDEIWEDAEIFNELRTMDYSGSCGSCGHTDICGGCRARAYYYSDGDYMAGEPWCHRGGCA encoded by the coding sequence ATGATTATTTCTTGGAATACTACTAAAGAATGTAATTTATACTGTAAACATTGTTATAGAGAATCAGGACCTGAAGCAAAACAAAATGATGAATTAACTACTGAAGAAGGTAAGAAAATGTTAGATGAGATTGCTAAAGCTGGTTTTAAAATTATGATTTTTAGTGGTGGGGAGCCTTTATTACGGGATGATATTTATGAATTAGTTGAACATGCTGCTAGTTTAGGAATGCGGCCTGTATTTGGTTCTAATGGAATGTATATTACTAAAGAGGTTGCTAAGAAATTAAAAAATGCTGGAACTGCCGGTATGGGGATTAGTCTTGACAGTGTTGATCCTAAAATACATGATGAATTTAGACAATTTGAGGGTGCTTGGGAAAAAGCAGTAGAAGGAATTAAGAATTGTATTGAAGTAGGAATTTCAGTGCAGATTAATACTACTATTACCGATGTTAATTATGATGAATTTGAAGAGATTACTGATTTTGTAATAGATTTAGGTGTTAAAGCTCATCATCCTTTCTTCTTAGTGCCAACTGGAAGAGGAAAGGAAATCGAAAGGGATTCGGTTAGAGCTAAACGTTACCATAATATGATTGATCGGATTTTAGAAAAGCAGCAGGAAGTCGATATTGAATTAAAGCCGACTTGTGCCCCGCAGTTTATGCCAGCAGCTAAAGAAAAAGATATGGACATGCGATTTACTCGTGGTTGTTTAGCAGGTACAGATTATTGTTGTATTCTACCTAACGGAGAGGTTCATATCTGTCCTTATCTTCCAGTAGAAGTAGGGAATGTCAAAGATACTCCTTTTGATGAAATTTGGGAGGATGCTGAAATCTTTAATGAATTAAGGACTATGGATTATAGTGGTAGTTGTGGAAGCTGTGGACATACTGATATCTGTGGCGGCTGTAGAGCTAGAGCCTATTACTATTCAGATGGTGATTATATGGCCGGAGAACCTTGGTGTCATAGAGGTGGATGTGCATGA
- the hemB gene encoding porphobilinogen synthase, which produces MFPDLIKRPRRIRNSNIRDLVKESQLSVDDLIYPLFVVHGEGIKEEIPSMPGNYHWSLDLVMDEIEELVDLGIKAVILFGIPESKDPQGSNAWAEEGIVQQACQKIKEKYPELLVITDVCLCQYTDHGHCGILEDGKVKNDPTLELLAQTAVSHARAGADMVAPSDMMDGRVGAIRQGLDENGFEDVSIMAYSAKYASSFYGPFRDAAHSAPQEGDRRSYQMDPANSREAIKETALDIEEGADIVMVKPALSYLDIIKEIKEEFNYPVAAYNVSGEFSLIKAATEKGWVNEKEIVLEMLLSMKRAGTDLILTYFAKDVAEWLREE; this is translated from the coding sequence ATGTTCCCAGATTTAATTAAAAGACCACGAAGAATAAGAAATAGTAATATTCGAGATTTAGTTAAGGAATCACAGCTGAGTGTTGATGATTTAATCTATCCGCTATTTGTAGTACATGGAGAAGGAATTAAAGAAGAAATTCCATCAATGCCAGGTAATTATCATTGGTCTTTAGATTTAGTTATGGATGAGATAGAGGAGTTAGTTGATTTAGGGATTAAAGCTGTAATTTTATTTGGAATTCCTGAATCAAAAGATCCTCAAGGTTCTAATGCTTGGGCTGAAGAAGGAATAGTACAGCAGGCTTGTCAAAAGATTAAAGAAAAGTACCCAGAATTATTAGTTATCACTGATGTATGTCTCTGTCAATACACAGATCATGGTCATTGTGGTATATTAGAAGATGGGAAAGTCAAGAATGATCCAACATTAGAATTATTAGCACAGACAGCAGTCTCTCACGCTAGAGCAGGTGCTGATATGGTAGCTCCTTCTGATATGATGGATGGCAGAGTAGGAGCTATTCGTCAGGGATTAGATGAGAATGGATTTGAAGATGTATCAATTATGGCTTATTCAGCTAAATATGCTTCTAGTTTTTATGGACCATTTAGAGATGCAGCCCATTCTGCTCCACAGGAAGGTGACCGTCGTTCTTATCAAATGGATCCAGCAAATAGTAGAGAAGCTATAAAAGAGACTGCCTTGGATATAGAAGAAGGTGCAGATATTGTAATGGTTAAACCTGCTTTATCATATTTAGATATTATTAAAGAGATTAAAGAAGAATTTAATTATCCAGTAGCAGCTTATAATGTTAGTGGTGAATTTTCATTAATTAAAGCAGCAACCGAAAAAGGTTGGGTTAATGAAAAAGAAATAGTTTTAGAGATGTTGTTAAGTATGAAGCGGGCTGGAACAGATTTAATTCTGACTTATTTTGCTAAAGATGTAGCAGAATGGTTAAGGGAGGAATAA
- the nirJ1 gene encoding putative heme d1 biosynthesis radical SAM protein NirJ1 produces MIGVSKLLGGAKQYGDKLRYSRKSKGQKHGTREGSGPIVVWNMTRTCNLSCTHCYSDSDYQQYDGELTTKEAKKFIDDLADFNVPVLLFSGGEPLIRDDIFELAEYTAEKGIRPTISTNGTLITKEVAQRLKNIGVGYVGISLDGMPETNDKFRGKDGAFDKALEGMHNCLEIDQRVGLRFTINRHNYKDLNDIFDLIEEENIPRACFYHLVYSGRGSEMVKEDISLEESRKVMDLIIDRTMDFLDRGLDKEILTVDNHADGIYLYLRMKEEYPEKAEEVWELLSRNGGNRTGIAIANVNWIGDVHPDQFTQNHTFGNVRERKFSEIWTDTSKNEILAGLKDRKPLLKGRCAKCKWLEVCNGNFRSRAEAIHDDFWHEDPACYLTDEEIGLE; encoded by the coding sequence ATGATTGGTGTTTCAAAACTATTAGGTGGCGCAAAACAATACGGTGATAAATTAAGATATAGCCGTAAGTCAAAAGGGCAAAAACATGGTACTAGAGAAGGAAGCGGTCCGATTGTGGTCTGGAATATGACTAGAACTTGTAATTTAAGTTGTACCCACTGTTATTCAGATTCAGATTATCAACAATATGATGGTGAGTTAACAACTAAAGAAGCTAAGAAATTTATTGATGACTTAGCAGATTTTAATGTACCAGTATTATTATTTTCTGGTGGGGAACCATTAATTCGTGATGATATTTTCGAATTAGCAGAGTATACTGCTGAGAAAGGAATTAGACCTACTATCTCTACTAATGGAACATTGATTACTAAAGAAGTTGCTCAAAGACTTAAAAATATAGGAGTAGGTTATGTTGGTATTAGTCTTGATGGAATGCCAGAAACAAATGATAAATTTAGAGGTAAAGATGGAGCTTTTGATAAAGCTTTAGAAGGAATGCATAATTGTTTAGAGATTGACCAAAGAGTAGGCTTAAGATTTACTATTAATCGTCATAATTATAAGGATTTAAATGATATTTTTGATTTAATTGAAGAAGAGAATATTCCTCGGGCTTGTTTCTATCATTTAGTTTATTCTGGTCGTGGAAGTGAAATGGTTAAGGAAGATATTTCTTTAGAAGAGTCTAGAAAAGTAATGGATCTAATTATCGATAGGACTATGGACTTTTTAGATCGAGGTTTGGACAAAGAAATTTTAACTGTAGACAACCATGCTGACGGAATTTATTTATATTTAAGAATGAAGGAAGAATATCCTGAAAAAGCAGAAGAAGTTTGGGAGCTATTGAGTAGAAACGGTGGAAATAGAACAGGGATTGCGATTGCTAATGTAAATTGGATTGGGGATGTACATCCTGATCAATTTACTCAAAACCATACTTTTGGTAATGTTCGTGAACGTAAATTTAGTGAAATTTGGACTGACACTTCTAAGAATGAAATCTTAGCAGGTTTAAAGGATAGGAAGCCATTATTAAAAGGACGTTGTGCTAAATGTAAGTGGTTGGAAGTATGTAATGGTAACTTTAGATCAAGAGCTGAAGCAATACATGATGACTTTTGGCATGAAGATCCTGCTTGTTATTTAACCGATGAAGAGATTGGTTTAGAATAA
- the cobA gene encoding uroporphyrinogen-III C-methyltransferase, with amino-acid sequence MKKGKVFLVGAGPGDPKLITVKGLEAIKDADVLIYDYLANPQLLTEASEEVELIYVGKKAGDHTYSQGKINDIIVQKAKEGKVITRLKGGDPFIFGRGGEEAEYLREHGVEFEIVPGITSPIAVPAYAGIPLTHRDFNSSVAFVTGHEDPTKDESNIDWEKLSTATGTIVFLMGVGNLPNIVKQLKKHGRDPETSVALIRWGTRPEQETVVGNLNTIVKKVKEAELKPPAITLVGDVVELRERLQWFDNKDLFGKRILVTRSRKQASRLSKKLYELGADPVECPAIKIVPPEDFKSLDKKLLKADEYDWVVFTSVNGVKGVINRLKELNKDVRAFGNAKICAIGSKTAEELEKSGLKVDYVPEKYVAESIVEGLDEDLSNQKFLLPRANIARDALPAGLKEKGAKVDNVVAYKTITGEGNKEALKLINEEEVDIITFTSSSTVRNFVKMLGDRDHEELLADVTIACIGPITADTAGDLGLDVDIIAEEYTIDGLVDALLKYVK; translated from the coding sequence ATGAAGAAGGGAAAAGTCTTTTTAGTTGGTGCAGGCCCAGGAGATCCAAAGTTAATTACGGTCAAAGGGTTAGAAGCAATCAAAGATGCTGATGTATTAATTTATGATTATTTAGCTAACCCTCAATTATTAACTGAAGCATCTGAAGAAGTAGAGTTAATCTATGTAGGTAAGAAGGCTGGAGATCATACATATTCTCAAGGAAAGATTAATGATATAATAGTTCAAAAGGCTAAAGAAGGAAAAGTCATCACGAGACTTAAGGGGGGAGATCCTTTTATCTTTGGTCGAGGAGGAGAAGAAGCAGAATATTTACGAGAGCATGGAGTTGAATTTGAAATTGTACCAGGAATTACTTCTCCAATAGCTGTTCCAGCTTATGCAGGAATTCCTCTAACACATCGAGATTTTAATTCGTCAGTAGCTTTTGTAACCGGTCATGAAGATCCTACTAAAGATGAATCAAATATTGATTGGGAAAAGTTATCTACTGCTACAGGAACAATTGTTTTCTTAATGGGAGTTGGAAACTTACCTAATATTGTTAAGCAGTTAAAGAAGCATGGGCGTGATCCTGAAACTTCAGTAGCTTTAATTCGTTGGGGGACTAGACCAGAACAAGAGACAGTAGTTGGTAATTTGAATACTATAGTGAAAAAAGTAAAGGAAGCAGAATTAAAGCCGCCTGCTATTACTTTAGTTGGTGATGTGGTTGAATTAAGAGAGAGATTACAATGGTTTGATAATAAAGATTTATTCGGTAAGCGGATCTTAGTAACTAGATCTAGAAAACAAGCTAGTAGGCTTTCTAAGAAATTATACGAATTAGGAGCGGATCCAGTAGAATGTCCAGCGATTAAAATTGTTCCTCCAGAAGATTTTAAATCATTGGATAAAAAGTTATTAAAAGCTGATGAGTATGATTGGGTGGTCTTTACTAGTGTTAATGGAGTTAAAGGAGTTATAAACAGATTAAAAGAGTTAAATAAAGATGTACGGGCATTTGGTAATGCTAAAATCTGTGCCATTGGTTCAAAGACTGCTGAAGAACTAGAAAAATCCGGATTGAAAGTAGATTATGTTCCAGAAAAATATGTAGCTGAGTCTATTGTAGAAGGTTTAGATGAAGATCTTTCTAACCAGAAATTCTTACTACCAAGAGCAAATATTGCTCGGGATGCATTGCCAGCAGGATTAAAAGAAAAAGGTGCTAAAGTTGATAATGTAGTAGCTTATAAAACTATTACGGGTGAAGGTAATAAGGAAGCATTAAAATTAATAAATGAAGAAGAAGTAGATATTATAACTTTTACTAGTTCATCTACAGTTAGAAATTTTGTTAAAATGTTAGGTGATCGTGATCATGAAGAATTATTGGCTGACGTAACTATTGCTTGTATTGGTCCTATTACTGCAGATACTGCTGGAGATTTAGGATTAGATGTAGATATAATTGCTGAAGAATATACGATAGATGGTCTGGTAGATGCTTTGTTAAAGTATGTAAAATAA
- the hemC gene encoding hydroxymethylbilane synthase — protein MKNNKVIIGTRKSQLAVGQTQLVADMLADAWAEYEFELKKIVTKGDKILDKPLAQVGGKGLFIKELEVSLLESKIDLAIHSMKDMPAELPNNLEITAIPKRVNPRDVLISNNNLLIDELPKGARIGTGSLRRTSQLLSYRSDLDIVPIRGNIDTRIKKLQDEELNLDAIVLAAAGLIRMGWEDKITQYLEPDVILPAAGQGALAIETREDDEKIKEIVSRIDDQETKYRLEAERAFLEYLEGDCQVPIGALAKVEGDNINLEGMVATLDGKETLQATISGIVDEASDLGVKLAKDLAKKGAHQILKKARQETDK, from the coding sequence ATGAAGAATAATAAAGTAATTATTGGAACTAGAAAAAGCCAACTGGCTGTTGGTCAGACACAATTAGTAGCAGATATGTTAGCTGATGCTTGGGCTGAATATGAATTTGAATTAAAAAAGATTGTAACTAAAGGTGATAAAATTTTAGATAAGCCTTTAGCTCAAGTAGGTGGTAAAGGCTTATTCATTAAAGAATTAGAAGTTTCACTTTTGGAGTCTAAAATAGATTTGGCAATACATAGCATGAAGGATATGCCAGCAGAATTACCAAATAATTTAGAAATTACAGCTATTCCTAAGCGGGTAAATCCTCGTGATGTTTTAATTTCTAATAATAATTTGTTAATTGATGAGTTACCTAAAGGGGCTAGAATTGGAACAGGTAGTTTGCGCCGAACTTCTCAATTGTTAAGTTATCGTTCTGATTTAGATATAGTTCCAATTAGAGGTAATATAGATACTAGAATAAAGAAATTACAGGATGAAGAATTAAATTTAGATGCCATTGTTTTAGCTGCTGCTGGTTTAATTAGAATGGGCTGGGAAGATAAGATTACTCAATATTTAGAACCTGATGTGATTTTACCAGCTGCTGGACAAGGTGCGTTGGCTATTGAAACTAGAGAAGATGATGAAAAGATTAAAGAGATTGTTTCAAGGATTGATGATCAAGAAACCAAGTATCGTTTAGAAGCAGAAAGAGCTTTTCTAGAATATTTAGAAGGTGACTGTCAAGTTCCTATTGGTGCTTTAGCTAAAGTTGAAGGAGATAACATCAATTTAGAAGGAATGGTAGCAACTTTAGATGGTAAAGAAACCTTACAGGCAACGATTTCAGGTATTGTGGATGAAGCAAGTGATCTAGGGGTTAAATTAGCTAAAGATTTAGCTAAGAAAGGTGCTCATCAAATATTAAAAAAAGCAAGACAGGAGACTGATAAATAA
- a CDS encoding precorrin-2 dehydrogenase/sirohydrochlorin ferrochelatase family protein, with protein sequence MSHYPIALNLDNKSILVVGGGTVAERKVGALLETGADITVVSPELTPKLEEQKDQDLISCERKNYQTADIEDEFLVIGATNSPDVNKQIAEDAFARNLLVNIVDQPEISNFNVPAVVREGALCLSISTGGKSPALSGRIRRELEEGFGVEYDHFLELMGDLRGKIIAKVNKERVRKQIFKDLAYSKAIKYMQEGSYQQAIEIINNILPSEIKVALLDDQDDQDDQDDDKFKIIEVKEANNEE encoded by the coding sequence TTGAGTCATTATCCAATAGCATTAAATTTAGATAATAAATCAATATTAGTAGTTGGTGGAGGGACTGTAGCTGAAAGAAAAGTAGGTGCTTTATTAGAGACAGGAGCAGATATTACAGTTGTCAGTCCAGAATTAACTCCTAAACTAGAGGAGCAAAAGGATCAGGATTTAATTTCTTGTGAGAGAAAGAACTATCAAACGGCTGATATTGAGGATGAATTCCTAGTAATAGGGGCTACAAATTCCCCCGATGTTAATAAACAAATAGCTGAAGATGCTTTTGCTAGAAATTTGTTAGTTAATATTGTTGACCAACCGGAGATATCAAACTTCAATGTACCAGCAGTAGTTAGGGAAGGTGCATTATGTTTAAGTATCTCTACGGGTGGGAAGAGCCCAGCGCTCTCTGGTAGAATTAGAAGGGAATTAGAAGAAGGTTTTGGAGTTGAATACGATCACTTCCTAGAACTAATGGGAGATTTAAGAGGAAAAATCATTGCTAAAGTTAATAAGGAAAGAGTTAGAAAACAAATTTTTAAAGATTTAGCCTATTCTAAAGCGATTAAATACATGCAAGAAGGAAGTTATCAACAAGCAATAGAAATAATCAATAATATCTTACCTAGTGAAATTAAAGTTGCATTGCTAGATGATCAAGATGATCAAGATGATCAAGATGATGATAAATTTAAAATCATTGAGGTAAAGGAGGCGAATAATGAAGAATAA
- the ccsB gene encoding c-type cytochrome biogenesis protein CcsB, whose translation MDWSQILFKITLIIYLFSGGFYIKREFFSNPKSPNHWTSNLLYVGIGTHTLSLLILILQTGYLPIKNFYETLLLITWTIIIIYMLIEYLYKVRVLGAFIIPFNSLVLLYASFLPNEIDNLPAEIHSIWLDIHTSAIFISYGVFTLAFCISVAYLLQEKQLNDKTPSRFYYRLPSLNKLDKLSYQLIMIGFPLLTTGIITGSLWANQVWGMYWNWNAKQVWTGIVWLIYAIYLYNRARNNLSKKNSAYITVIGFLTILITYLGLTFISSSLHNFT comes from the coding sequence ATGGACTGGTCTCAAATATTATTTAAAATAACTTTAATAATTTATTTATTTAGTGGCGGATTTTATATTAAACGTGAATTCTTTTCCAATCCTAAAAGCCCAAATCATTGGACATCAAACCTTCTGTATGTTGGGATAGGAACTCATACTTTAAGTCTGTTAATTTTGATTTTACAAACAGGCTACTTACCTATAAAAAATTTCTATGAAACTCTTTTATTAATAACTTGGACTATAATTATTATTTATATGTTAATTGAATATCTATATAAGGTTAGAGTATTAGGAGCATTTATTATTCCCTTTAATTCATTAGTACTTTTATATGCTAGTTTTTTACCTAATGAAATAGATAATTTACCAGCAGAGATCCATAGCATATGGTTAGATATTCATACTTCAGCTATTTTCATTAGCTATGGTGTCTTTACTTTAGCTTTTTGTATAAGTGTTGCCTATCTTTTACAAGAGAAACAATTAAATGATAAAACACCATCTCGTTTTTATTATCGATTACCTTCACTCAATAAATTAGATAAGCTAAGCTATCAATTGATAATGATTGGTTTTCCATTATTAACGACTGGAATTATCACTGGTTCCCTATGGGCTAATCAAGTCTGGGGTATGTACTGGAATTGGAATGCTAAACAAGTGTGGACTGGGATAGTTTGGTTAATATATGCCATATATTTATATAATAGAGCCAGGAATAATTTGAGTAAAAAAAATAGTGCATATATTACTGTAATCGGATTTTTAACTATCTTAATTACTTATTTAGGATTAACTTTTATTTCATCCAGTTTGCATAATTTTACTTAA